Genomic segment of Candidatus Binatia bacterium:
GCGTGAGCAATCGGAACGGCGCATTCACACCTTGTATGAAATCAACGCGGCCCTCAACTCGACGCTGGAATTGAAAGAAGTCCTCGACATCCTGCTGGAAAAAGCGGAGGGGGCTTTTCCCTACCCTTCCGTGACGACCGTGAAGCTGTTCAATGAAAACACCGGGCTATTGGAAGCCCTGGCTTGCCGCAACCTGGACGAGCAGGAATGGAAAGACCAATTACCCGATGAATTGAGCGGCTTCGCCCGCGAGGCGTTCGAAACCAAAGCGCCGGTCATCAGCCGGAACGCCGAGGGAGATCCCCGCGCCCACCCCTCGAAGCTCTACTCCAAGTACGGCCTCGTTTCGTATCTCGGACTCCCGCTCGTCGTCGAGGAAAAAGCTTTAGGGGTTTTGGGGTTCCACACCAAAGAGGAGCACGACTTCACCGTCGAAGAGATCGAGCTGCTCACCCTGCTCGCCGACAAGGCGGCCGTTGCGATCCACAACGCCCAAATGCACGAGGAAATCCTTGCCGGCCGCCGCCGGTTGATGGAGCTTTCGCGCAATTTGCTGCAGGCGCAGGAAAACGAGCGGCGCCACGTCGCGACCGAGATTCACGACGAGATCGGGCAAACGCTGACGGCGCTCAAGCTCAGCCTGGAGATGATGCCGAATCTGCCGCCGCAGCAGGCGAAAGCGCGGCTGGCGGATTCGCTGGACCTGGTAACGGAAACGATCGCGCAGGTGCGCGCGTTGTTGCAGAATCTTCGGCCGCCCATGCTGGACCAGCTCGGGCTGCTGCCGACGCTCGAATGGCACTTCAAGCGCTATACGGCGCAGACGCAGGTGCGCGTAAAATTTAGCCGCAACGGCTCCGCGCCGAGATTCGATCCCGATATAGAAATCGCCGCCTACCGCATCGTTCAGGAAGCCTTGAACAACGTCGCCCGTCATGCCGGCGTGAAGCAGGCGAAAGTCTCTTTGTTTTATGACGGCCGAATCGTGGGGCTGGAGATCAAGGACCGCGGCGTCGGGTTCGACCCCGGCTCCGTCTTGTCGCGCGGCGCCGGAAACGGCATTTCAGGAATGATCGAACGCGCCGCCGCGCTGGGCGGCCGGTGCACGATCCGATCGTCTTCTGGGAAAGGAACTTTGTTGCGCGTCGATCTGCCGGCGGAAATCGCTCACGCGGCGTATCCGTCGATCTTGCCATGAGCATCACCATCCTACTGGCCGATGACCACAACGTCGTGCGCCAGGGCTTGCGCGCGATCCTCGACCGCGAGCCGGATTTTACCGTCGTCGGCGAGGCGGTCGAGGGCTTCGAGGCCGTTCGTCTCGCGGAGCGCCTTCGACCTGACGTATTGGTGGTGGATGTTCTCATGCCCGGATTGAACGGCATCGAAGTCGTGCGCCAGGTGGCCGAGCGCGCGCCCGCGACCCGCGCTCTGGTTCTTTCCGTCGAGAGCGATGAGCGAAACATTCGGGAAGCCCTGACCAACGGCGCGGCCGGATACGTGGTCAAAGACGCGCCAGCGTCGGAACTGATCGAGGCCGTACGCGAGGTGGCGGCCGGGAAACGTCACCTGAGCCCGGCTCTTTCCGAGCTTGCCCTCTCCGCTTACGTGAAAGGCAGTCAAGCCCGCGAGAACGACTCCTACCGGAACCTCACCACCCGCGAGCGCGAGGTCCTCCACCTGGCGGCACAGGGAAACACCAACGCCCAAATCGGCAAGCGGCTGTTCATCAGTCCCAGGACCGTGGAAATTCATCGCGCTTCTCTGATGCGTAAGCTTGGCTTGAAAAGGCTCGTGGACTTGATTCTCTACGCGCTCAAGCGGGGCATTGTGACGGCGGAGTGGTTTTCCGAGCGCCCGCGCCCGGCCGTGAAAGAGTCAAAACCAAAACAGCCTAAGAAGAAGCGACCGGGCTTGGCAAAGCACGGCCGCCGGCTCTAAATTCTCATTCAATTTCGCGGCAATCTCCAACCTACGTATTCGCCCCTAGATCAATTTAAGTATCCTTCCGAATAGCCACTTATCCACAGTCGTTTTACCCTCGACCGGTTGACGCACGCGAACATCCGGACGATCGGAGGGGGGTGAAGCCGATCTCGATTCTATTGGTGGACGACAGCGCGGTTTTTTTGCGCATGGCAAAACTGTTTCTTCAGGACCTCAAAGACGTTGAAGTCGTCGGAACCGCCGGCGGTGGAGAAAACGGCATCGAGCAGACCCTGCGTCTCCGGCCCGACATCGTTCTCGTGGACCTCAATATGCCCGACCTGCACGGTCTCAACGTCATTCCCAAATTGCGCGAGGCCTTGCCGGAAACCCGCATCGTCGCTCTGACGATGCTCGATGATGACGGCTTCCGCAGGGTCTCGACGGCCGCCGG
This window contains:
- a CDS encoding cache domain-containing protein, with the translated sequence MVLYDAFEQQRKAIADGEEAALRLAQSASFEHQQLLNQSRDLLVVLAQFPEQFLDPSSCPQRLAGLQAKFPAFNGVAVSDRNGKVLCSGLPLPEGMTSADRPWFIRALKTKDFVISEYLIGRITQKPTLIVAQPVLDRSGQVTSVVSAGLNLDWLQKLVAAARLPESAVITLTDDHGVILARHPNAEESVGRSGAEAGIMKEILSRKRDEILEATGLDGVSRLYFFTRLNIGPAGDLYFSVGISKADLTAPIRKIMWRNLAWLTLVLLAGLSIANVWGKLLILKPLRALRDTAKKLTAGDLTARVNIGGDRGEIAELAGSFNEMAGALENQQNKARHAQESLKTQALKMADLNMSLISIRQKLEAEIAEREQSERRIHTLYEINAALNSTLELKEVLDILLEKAEGAFPYPSVTTVKLFNENTGLLEALACRNLDEQEWKDQLPDELSGFAREAFETKAPVISRNAEGDPRAHPSKLYSKYGLVSYLGLPLVVEEKALGVLGFHTKEEHDFTVEEIELLTLLADKAAVAIHNAQMHEEILAGRRRLMELSRNLLQAQENERRHVATEIHDEIGQTLTALKLSLEMMPNLPPQQAKARLADSLDLVTETIAQVRALLQNLRPPMLDQLGLLPTLEWHFKRYTAQTQVRVKFSRNGSAPRFDPDIEIAAYRIVQEALNNVARHAGVKQAKVSLFYDGRIVGLEIKDRGVGFDPGSVLSRGAGNGISGMIERAAALGGRCTIRSSSGKGTLLRVDLPAEIAHAAYPSILP
- a CDS encoding response regulator transcription factor, whose translation is MSITILLADDHNVVRQGLRAILDREPDFTVVGEAVEGFEAVRLAERLRPDVLVVDVLMPGLNGIEVVRQVAERAPATRALVLSVESDERNIREALTNGAAGYVVKDAPASELIEAVREVAAGKRHLSPALSELALSAYVKGSQARENDSYRNLTTREREVLHLAAQGNTNAQIGKRLFISPRTVEIHRASLMRKLGLKRLVDLILYALKRGIVTAEWFSERPRPAVKESKPKQPKKKRPGLAKHGRRL
- a CDS encoding response regulator, encoding MKPISILLVDDSAVFLRMAKLFLQDLKDVEVVGTAGGGENGIEQTLRLRPDIVLVDLNMPDLHGLNVIPKLREALPETRIVALTMLDDDGFRRVSTAAGAHEFISKTRMHSDLPPVIYRLAGRPAPSKSTAE